From Desmodus rotundus isolate HL8 chromosome 12, HLdesRot8A.1, whole genome shotgun sequence, one genomic window encodes:
- the ZNF175 gene encoding LOW QUALITY PROTEIN: zinc finger protein 175 (The sequence of the model RefSeq protein was modified relative to this genomic sequence to represent the inferred CDS: deleted 1 base in 1 codon), with protein MPMQLQAPGKSGVVCKRDQELKAREDMAADVNLPLRPQVLGPEEQDEFCEGSVSLEDVTVDFSKAEWQQLNTSQRCLYLDVMLEIYSHLFFVGYHIPNPEAIFRMEKDKELWIGEAELPHQGHQEVKCGLHTPQQDISGTASFHDMVGKVTRDGSWCSILAELWKDAGHTERDQPNQNKPSPQRVFLNVKKLNTEKDCKYKDPGKIIHVRPHLVPSQKRHHKHSFAKSLTPNLELSSQNQSSTTKHLDEIVGSSQLFTHSPSHASYKNIHTGENFCKGNQHPKVLSHKQSLTQPQIHTPEKPDKCTECGRDFTQKSHLLKQQRFHSVENLQECSKCGKAFASQPKFGSYLTDHTGNIPYICKECGKVFVQRSELITHQKTHTRKKPHKCHECGKAFFQTLSLFRHQRTHMREKLYKCSEYGKGFSQNSTLIIHQKIHTGERQYVCSECGKAFTQKSTLSLHQRIHSGEKSYVCIKCGQTFIQKAHLTVHQRSHTGEKPYQCHNCGKSFISKSQLDIHHRIHTGEKPYEYSDCGKTFTQKSHLNIHQKIHTGERHHVCSECGKAFNQKSILSMHQRIHTGKKPYKCSDCGKAFTSKSQFKEHQRIHTGEKPYVCTECGKAFNGKSNFHKHQMTHTRERTFACYTCGNAFIQKSELVTHQRIHIGEKPYECCDCGKSFSKKPQLKVHQRIHTGERPYVCTKCGKAFNNRSNFNKHQTAHTRDKSYKSS; from the exons GGATCAGTGTCACTTGAAGACGTGACTGTGGACTTCAGTAAGGCGGAGTGGCAGCAACTCAACACTTCCCAGAGATGCCTGTACCTGGACGTGATGCTGGAGATCTACAGCCACCTCTTCTTTGTGG GATATCACATTCCCAACCCAGAGGCCATTTTCAggatggagaaagacaaggagCTATGGATAGGTGAGGCTGAACTCCCACATCAGGGGCACCAAG AAGTGAAGTGTGGTCTTCATACCCCACAACAGGACATTTCTGGGACAGCTTCATTTCATGACATGGTAGGCAAGGTCACAAGAGATGGTTCTTGGTGTTCCATTTTAGCAGAACTGTGGAAAGATGCTGGCCATACAGAGCGAGATCAGCCAAATCAAAATAAACCTTCACCTCAGAGAGTTTTCCTCAACGTGAAAAAACTGAATACAGAGAAAGATTGCAAATATAAGGACCCTGGGAAAATCATTCATGTGAGGCCCCATCTTGTTCCTTCACAAAAAAGACATCATAAACATTCATTTGCAAAAAGTTTGACACCTAACCTAGAATTAAGTAGTCAAAATCAAAGCAGTACCACAAAACACCTTGATGAGATTGTGGGATCTAGTCAGCTATTCACCCACAGCCCTTCCCATGCTAGCTACAAGAATATTCACACAGGAGAGAACTTCTGCAAAGGTAATCAACATCCAAAAGTCCTCAGCCACAAACAGTCACTCACACAACCTCAAATTCATACTCCAGAGAAACCAGATAAATGtactgaatgtgggagggactTCACCCAGAAGTCACACCTTCTCAAGCAACAGAGATTCCATAGTGTAGAAAACCTCCAGGAATGCAGCAAATGTGGAAAAGCCTTTGCCTCACAACCAAAATTTGGTAGCTATCTGACAGATCACACAGGTAACATACCTTATATATGTAAGGAATGTGGCAAAGTCTTCGTTCAGAGGTCAGAGTTGATTACACACCAGAAAACTCATACTAGAAAGAAGCCCCATAAATGCCatgaatgtggaaaagcctttTTCCAGACACTATCTCTCTTCAGACATCAGCGAACTCACATGAGAGAAAAACTCTACAAGTGCAGTGAATATGGGAAAGGCTTCTCTCAGAATTCAACCCTCATTATCCATCAGAAAATTCACACTGGCGAGCGACAGTATGTGTGCAGCGAATGTGGGAAAGCTTTCACCCAGAAGTCAACGCTCAGCTTGCACCAGAGAATCCACTCAGGGGAGAAGTCGTATGTATGCATCAAATGTGGGCAGACCTTCATCCAGAAGGCGCACCTAACTGTGCACCAAAGGagtcacacaggagagaaaccttatCAGTGCCACAACTGTGGGAAATCCTTCATTTCCAAGTCACAACTCGATATACATCATCGAATTCATACTGGGGAGAAGCCTTATGAATATAGTGACTGTGGAAAAACTTTCACCCAAAAGTCACACCTTAATATACACcagaaaattcatactggagaaagACACCATGtatgcagtgaatgtggaaaagccttcaaCCAGAAGTCAATACTCAGCATGCATCAGAGAATCCACACTGGAAAGAAGCCTTACAAATGTAGTGACTGTGGGAAAGCCTTCACTTCCAAGTCACAATTCAAAGAGCATCAGcgaattcacactggagagaaaccctatgtgTGCACTGAATGTGGGAAGGCTTTCAATGGGAAGTCAAATTTCCATAAACATCAGATGACTCACACTAGAGAGAGAACTTTTGCCTGTTACACATGTGGGAATGCCTTCATCCAGAAGTCAGAATTAGTGACCCATCAGAGAATTCATATTGGAGAGAAACCGTATGAATGCTGT GACTGTGGGAAATCTTTCAGTAAGAAACCACAACTCAAAGTGCATCAGCGAATTCACACAGGAGAGAGACCCTATGTGTGTACTaaatgtgggaaggccttcaaCAATAGGTCAAATTTTAATAAACACCAAACAGCTCATACCAGAGACAAATCTTACAAAAGCAGTTAA